ATAGCAAGAAAACCATGTCCACCCGCCACAGAACGATCCACGATCATATAGATCACAGTTACCGCAACTGCAGACAAGATTCCCCCAAGACTGCCTTCAATCGTTTTATTAGGAGAAACCGCAGGCATGAGCTTGCGTTTCCCAAACCGACTTCCTACTAGATAAGCACCTGAATCTGTAGCCCAAACAATAAAGAGGGCTAAAAGAACCTTATCAATACCAGCAATTCGCGCATCTACTAAGGAATGGAAACCAAGTCCAACATAAAAGCTAGACGCAATGGGATAGACCACATCTTCATAATTGTAATTCTGAGCAAGAACAGTTGTTCCCATGAGAATCAAGACAACCAAACCATAAGCAATCATATTGCCATCTGCTGGAAGGTAAGGGAGGTAGTCCTCGATCGGCAAAGTCAGGACAAAGGCCGCTAACATGGCTAGCGCTCCTTCAAAGGTCGCTGTCTCAAGCCCCTTCATCTTGAGCAATTCATGAACCCCTAGCATGGCGATCAAGCCAATCACAATCTGGAAGAACACCCCTCCAACCATTACTGTTGGAATGAAAAAGAGCAGGGCAATTCCTCCAAAAATCACACGTTTTTGTAAATCTTTCGTCATCATCTTCTCCTAAACACCACCAAATCTCCGATGGCGATGGCTATATTCTACTATGGCACTTCGTAGTGCTTCCTCTCCAAAATCTGGCCACATCACATCTGTGAAATACAACTCACTATAAGCAGCCTGCCAAGGAAGGAAATTACTCAAACGGATCTCTCCGCTGGTACGAATAATCAAATCCGGGTCCCTTAGGACACGTGGCAAACTCTCAGTATAGAGAGAATCTGCGATCATCTCTTCTGTGATATCTTCTGGGCTGAACTTCGCATCCAAGACTTCTTGGGCGATCTGCTTCACAGCCTGAGTGATCTCAGCACGTCCACCATAATTGAGTGCGAAATTCAGGATCAAGCCTGTATTGAGATGGGTCATCGCTTCTGCTCTTTCCAAAGCCTCCAGCGTTTCTTTTGGTAATTTCTTGGTATCACCGATCATTTGAATCTTGACATTGTTGCGATGCAATTCGGGGACGAAACGATCATAAAACTCGACCGGCAAGTGCATGATGAACTTGACTTCATCTTCAGGGCGTGTCCAGTTTTCCGTAGAAAAGGCATAGACAGTCAAGACCTGAACCCCCATATTTTTTGCTGCAATCGTCACTTCTTGGAGAGCTTCCATCCCCGCCTTATGACCGAAGACGCGCGGTTGCATCCGCTTTTTCGCCCAGCGACCATTGCCATCCATAATGATTCCAATGTGTTTCGGGACTTCTAAAGGTATCTCGATTTTTTCTTTTTTCTTAAAACGAAACATGTTTTTCTACCTATTTCAATATTTATCGCTTCATTATACCATAAATCCCCATAAAATAGGGACTCTGGCCTCTTTTTTGAACCAGCAAGGCTTTCCTTCATCACATCGTCCTATTTGCCCACCAAAAAAAGAGGCCTTTGCCTCTTCTTTGATGATTATTCTTCGATGGCTGAATCGACATCTGAGCTAGCAGATTCTGTAGCAGTGGCTGAGATCCCTTCTGATACAGGAAGAACTGTTTTGATCGCTCCCAATTCAAAGGTCAAGTAGACACCATCAACATCCAAGACAACGGTCTTGCGATCTGTATCGACTTCATCGATGGTTCCGTACAAGCCACCAATCGTGATGACTTCATTTCCTTTTTGAAGTTTATTCAAACTTTCCATCCGTTTTTGGTACTGTTTCTTTTGGCTACGGCTCATGAAGTACATCAAACCGACCATAAGAACAAGCATAATTAGCAAACTTCCGCCTTGCATATGTTTCTCCTTTAATTTTCATATATGCTATACTATATCAAATTTCGCCCGTCTTTTCAAGTTTTCCCATCCTCTTCAAGCAAAATCAGACTCCAGTATCAGATTTTGATGCAAAAGAAAAAACCACGAAAAGTGGGCTACTGACTAGTCAATCGTAATGCCATACTTTTCGTGATTCTCATCATACCAATCAATCAAGGCCAAAGCCGTTTGATAGGTAATATTTTTGATTTTACTCGTTCCCTTAGTCAAAGTCGCCAAGCTCATTTTGCTGATGTTTGTTTCAGTTGCGACACGATAGCTCGTCAAGCGACCATCAACCATCAGTTGAACAACGGCTTCTACTTTTCTGTATTCGGGAGTTGAGTAGATATCAATTGTATTGCTCATCTTACTTCCATTCCTCAAATTTTATTCTTGTATAGATTATATACTTATTTTCTTTATTTATTAATAAATTTGCTCAAATTGGGTTAATTTCACTAATTATTGATGTTTTTTTAGCCCAAATAGGGGGATTTTAGCCTTATACAGCGAATAATTTCCCCCAGGTGGGAAGAAAAAATAAAGGCTGCTATCATATAGCAGCCTCTATTTTCACAAACTAATTCGCCTTATTCTGCTTGTTTATCAGTGTTTTCTTCTTTCTTTGTGTCTTTTTCTCTGATCACAAGTACACCATCTTCCATATCAGCTTCTAAGTGTTTAGCCTCAAGGTGATCCAAGTGGAAGTCGGTCACCTTGTCACGGATTTGTTGTTCAACTACTCGACGGAGTGGACGAACACCCATCACTTCATCATAACCTTCTTCAGTCATGTATTCTTTGGCCGCATCGCTCACTGTCAAGTCGATGTCTTTCTTAGCAAGAGTTTTGTTCACTTCTACTAACATCAAGTCAACAATCTTAGAAAGGTCTTCCTTGCTCAAGTGTGAGAATTCAATCACAGCGTCGAAACGGTTGAGGAATTCTGGACGGAAGTAAGGTTTCAAACGATCCATAAGTTCTGGTTTATCCGCATCTTCTGTCAAGTTGGCTTCGTAACCAAAGCCAGCGTTTGAAGTAGCGATAATTACAGTGTTCTTGAAGTTGACCGTGTTCCCTTGACCATCTGTCAAACGACCATCATCCAAGACTTGAAGGAGAAGGGTGATCACTTGAGGATCCGCCTTTTCAATTTCGTCAAGAAGGACGATTGAGTAAGGGTTACGACGAACACGTTCTGTCAAAGTATTGCTATTGTCATCATAACCAACATAACCAGCTGTTGTACCAATCAATTTAGAAACGGCTGTACGGTCGCTGTATTCTGACATGTCCAAACGGATGATGGCATCTTTGGTTCCGAACATATCAAGCGCCAATTGTTTAGCCAATTCCGTCTTACCAACACCAGTAGGTCCTACAAAGAGGAAGCTTCCGATTGGACGGTTCCCTTCGTCAAATCCTGCACGGTTCCGACGGATAGCACGTGCCACTGCTTCAACAGCCTTGTCTTGACCGATAACCTTAGTTTGCAAACGGTGACCCATATCTTTCAAACGTTCGATATCAGTTGCACCCATTTGTGACACTGGAATACCAGTCATCCGTTCTACTGATTCAGCCACATCGTTGATTGTTGCTGTTACTTTATGGTCTTCTGTATGGTTTTCAATTTTCTTTTCAAGTTCTTCGATACGAACTTTTGCATTAAGAGCTGCTTCGTAATCTTCTTTAGCAGCTGCAGCTTCTTGTTTAGCTTTTTCTTCTTCAATTTCATGTTCCACAGCATGGACATCTGTTACTGGATGTTGGGCTGCCAAATGAGCAGCTGTCACATCGACCAAGTCAATGGCCTTATCAGGCAAGCTACGTTGTGGAATGTATTGGATCGAATAATCAACCGCTGCTTTCAAAACTTCATCTGGCAAGATGACATTGTGGTGTTTTTCATAAAGATCACGGATCCCTTGGAGAATCTTGAAAGTATCTTCAGCTGATGGAGCATTGACTTTCACTTCGTTGAAACGACGAGCAAGAGCCGCATTCTTCAAGATGGTGTTACGGTATTCATCTTGAGTGGTTGCACCAATGACAGTCAATTCCCCACGTGAAAGAGCAGGTTTGATGATATCCGCAAGACCTTTAGATCCTTGACCATCACCTGTGCTGCCTGCACCAAGGATTTGATGGATTTCATCAAAGAAGAGAACGACATTTCCCATAGCTTTGACTTCTTGGATCAGATTTTGAATATTTTCTTCAAAGCTACCACGGTATTGCGTACCAGCTTCTAGACCAGAAATATCAATCGAGATGATTTCTTTGTTTTTGATAGCCGCTGGAACATCCCCGTTCACAATAGCTTGTGCCAAACCTTCTACAACTGCTGTTTTACCAACACCGGCATCCCCTACAAGGACAGGGTTGTTCTTGGTACGACGAGACAAGATTTCAGCAGTTTCTTGAATTTCTTTATTACGTCCGATGACCGGATCCAATTTTCCTTCACGAGCTTCTTCGGTCAAGTTACGACCAAGTTTTGCAAGGATCCCATCTTGTTTCATTCCTTTACCTTGATGGTGTTGCACTTGCTCACTTCCTTCATTTGGAAGTTGACCAGTTTGGCGGTAAATAGCGAATTCTTCTGGTGTCACTTCACGACCGTTGATCATGTAGCGACGGCTTTCAGAACGAAAACCACCCATGTTTCCCATTAGTTGATTGAAAAGATCATCCATATTGTTAAAGTTGTTATTCATAGTTGTTACCTCATTTTACATAATTTTAATTCATTTATTTAATAATAGCCCTACAGGCTAACAGTTTCTATTTTCCTTTTATCAATTAGTTGTCTTAATTCTGGAAATAGCATATCACCATCTCCCTTCCACTATTGATCTTGTAAACCAGTAGGTTTTTCAACCTCTTTTTGTTTACATAAATTATTATAACGTAGACTGATTTCTTTGTCAACACTTTTTTACATAATTTTTAAAAATTTTTTAAAAAAATCTGGATGTCACTCCAGATTCCACATTTAAATAGAAGTTCTTGGCTAGATAGATTTAAATTTCCCAGCTTTTTCTTGAATAGCCGCCTGTACATTTTTAGCAAATTGACCCACCATGGACTGATCCTGTTGTTTTCCAACTACCTGGACGTCTTCTTCGGCTACTGTTGCAA
The Streptococcus parasanguinis genome window above contains:
- a CDS encoding phosphatidate cytidylyltransferase; the encoded protein is MTKDLQKRVIFGGIALLFFIPTVMVGGVFFQIVIGLIAMLGVHELLKMKGLETATFEGALAMLAAFVLTLPIEDYLPYLPADGNMIAYGLVVLILMGTTVLAQNYNYEDVVYPIASSFYVGLGFHSLVDARIAGIDKVLLALFIVWATDSGAYLVGSRFGKRKLMPAVSPNKTIEGSLGGILSAVAVTVIYMIVDRSVAGGHGFLAMIFFTILFSIAGQFGDLVESAIKRHFGVKDSGKFIPGHGGVLDRFDSLIFVFPLMHFLGLF
- a CDS encoding isoprenyl transferase; this translates as MFRFKKKEKIEIPLEVPKHIGIIMDGNGRWAKKRMQPRVFGHKAGMEALQEVTIAAKNMGVQVLTVYAFSTENWTRPEDEVKFIMHLPVEFYDRFVPELHRNNVKIQMIGDTKKLPKETLEALERAEAMTHLNTGLILNFALNYGGRAEITQAVKQIAQEVLDAKFSPEDITEEMIADSLYTESLPRVLRDPDLIIRTSGEIRLSNFLPWQAAYSELYFTDVMWPDFGEEALRSAIVEYSHRHRRFGGV
- the yajC gene encoding preprotein translocase subunit YajC; translated protein: MQGGSLLIMLVLMVGLMYFMSRSQKKQYQKRMESLNKLQKGNEVITIGGLYGTIDEVDTDRKTVVLDVDGVYLTFELGAIKTVLPVSEGISATATESASSDVDSAIEE
- a CDS encoding AAA family ATPase → MNNNFNNMDDLFNQLMGNMGGFRSESRRYMINGREVTPEEFAIYRQTGQLPNEGSEQVQHHQGKGMKQDGILAKLGRNLTEEAREGKLDPVIGRNKEIQETAEILSRRTKNNPVLVGDAGVGKTAVVEGLAQAIVNGDVPAAIKNKEIISIDISGLEAGTQYRGSFEENIQNLIQEVKAMGNVVLFFDEIHQILGAGSTGDGQGSKGLADIIKPALSRGELTVIGATTQDEYRNTILKNAALARRFNEVKVNAPSAEDTFKILQGIRDLYEKHHNVILPDEVLKAAVDYSIQYIPQRSLPDKAIDLVDVTAAHLAAQHPVTDVHAVEHEIEEEKAKQEAAAAKEDYEAALNAKVRIEELEKKIENHTEDHKVTATINDVAESVERMTGIPVSQMGATDIERLKDMGHRLQTKVIGQDKAVEAVARAIRRNRAGFDEGNRPIGSFLFVGPTGVGKTELAKQLALDMFGTKDAIIRLDMSEYSDRTAVSKLIGTTAGYVGYDDNSNTLTERVRRNPYSIVLLDEIEKADPQVITLLLQVLDDGRLTDGQGNTVNFKNTVIIATSNAGFGYEANLTEDADKPELMDRLKPYFRPEFLNRFDAVIEFSHLSKEDLSKIVDLMLVEVNKTLAKKDIDLTVSDAAKEYMTEEGYDEVMGVRPLRRVVEQQIRDKVTDFHLDHLEAKHLEADMEDGVLVIREKDTKKEENTDKQAE